The following are from one region of the Longimicrobiales bacterium genome:
- a CDS encoding trypsin-like peptidase domain-containing protein, giving the protein MRKTFTALALAGTLGVGIGAGQAMLGTGQPLGTAAPAWADGSALDNAPLSPEETVIEITRRVSPAVVSIRGRAGSGSGVVIREDGVILTNAHVVGNTRAVMVRMANGDEYQGEVLGRAPDIDLAVVRVNARDLPAAPLGDSDQLQVGQAAIAIGNPVGFERSVTTGVVSALNRSISAQLDELIQTDAAINPGNSGGPLLNSRGEVIGINTAVLNATPNGRPIVGIGFA; this is encoded by the coding sequence ATGAGGAAGACATTCACTGCTCTCGCGCTCGCGGGCACACTTGGCGTGGGCATAGGCGCCGGCCAGGCGATGCTGGGAACCGGGCAGCCACTCGGCACCGCTGCGCCCGCGTGGGCGGATGGATCGGCGCTCGACAATGCGCCGCTCTCGCCGGAGGAGACCGTCATCGAGATCACGCGGCGTGTTTCGCCCGCGGTGGTCAGCATCCGGGGTCGCGCGGGCTCCGGCTCCGGCGTCGTGATCCGCGAGGACGGCGTGATCCTGACGAACGCACACGTCGTCGGGAACACGCGAGCGGTCATGGTGCGCATGGCGAACGGTGACGAATACCAGGGCGAAGTGCTCGGACGCGCACCCGACATCGACCTGGCCGTCGTACGCGTGAACGCGCGCGACCTGCCGGCCGCGCCGCTCGGCGATTCGGATCAGCTGCAGGTCGGCCAGGCCGCGATCGCGATCGGCAACCCTGTCGGGTTCGAGCGATCGGTGACGACCGGTGTGGTGTCCGCGCTGAACCGCTCGATCAGCGCACAGCTGGACGAGCTGATCCAGACCGATGCCGCGATCAATCCGGGCAACTCGGGCGGTCCACTCCTCAATTCGCGAGGCGAGGTCATCGGCATCAACACGGCGGTGCTGAATGCGACGCCGAACGGCCGTCCGATCGTCGGCATCGGCTTCGCGAT